The Microbulbifer sp. YPW1 genome contains a region encoding:
- a CDS encoding OmpH family outer membrane protein, which yields MFKFVKASAILLAGLLFTGAAVAQTKVAVVNIQAAIMSTEKASSKINALKTSSEYSQLQNSAESIRSEVQKMAEDAQKNGVTWSEEKKAEHQRKMNFKRSDFETAVKKLRAMEGQAVQDLQKDQLPKAKAVLEELIKERKLDLVLDATAAVYAGTNANLTEELVKRLNAAK from the coding sequence GTGTTCAAATTTGTAAAAGCAAGTGCAATTCTGCTGGCGGGCCTGTTGTTCACCGGTGCCGCGGTAGCGCAAACCAAAGTCGCGGTGGTGAATATTCAGGCTGCGATCATGAGCACTGAAAAAGCCTCGTCCAAAATCAATGCCCTGAAAACCAGCTCAGAGTACTCGCAGCTGCAGAACAGTGCGGAGAGCATTCGCTCCGAAGTGCAAAAAATGGCCGAAGACGCTCAGAAAAACGGTGTTACCTGGTCTGAAGAGAAAAAGGCTGAGCACCAGCGCAAGATGAACTTCAAGCGCTCCGATTTTGAAACTGCGGTTAAAAAACTGCGCGCGATGGAAGGTCAGGCGGTTCAGGACCTGCAGAAGGACCAGCTGCCGAAAGCCAAGGCCGTTCTGGAAGAGCTGATCAAAGAGCGCAAACTGGACCTGGTTCTGGATGCAACCGCTGCGGTTTACGCCGGTACCAATGCCAACCTTACTGAAGAGTTGGTGAAGCGCCTGAACGCGGCAAAATAA
- the bamA gene encoding outer membrane protein assembly factor BamA, which translates to MKNFLKAASLGLALPVAAYAQSFVVNDIRVEGLQRVSAGSVFAALPVRVGDQIESLDIQSATRALFRTGYFQDIQIGRESGVLVITVRERPAISKIEITGNKAIKTEDLLKGMNDNGLAEGQIFKRATLEGLAQELQRQYVAQGRYGASVKTEVKELPRNQVELKVVVDEGSVAAIKHINIVGNSAFSDDELGEIFELQTTGWLSWLNSDDKYSREKLTGDLERLESYYLDRGYLEFKIDSTQVSLSPDKQSVFITVNITEGDVYTVSDVELAGDPVVSEKEIRRLLLVRKGQTFSQVLMTTTSDYITKRLGNEGYTFAEVNGMPEANQDDKTVKVTFFIDPGKRAYVRRINFRGNTRTSDDVLRREMRQMESASASSARIEQSKVRLERLGYFKEVQVETTEVPGTSDQIDVEYTVEEQPSGTIGGTVGYAQGSGLVLGANVQENNWLGTGKSVGFAVNTSRYQSVVNFSYTDPYFTPDGVSRGFNVFYQERDYSEINLSSYNTTTYGAGLSFGYPISEISRVGLNVGFNHLELSTHGNSVQEIVASPRPLSNVTGQIDLSDRQAVLDELGVAVEDGVALDLSMPVEPGLLNTDFNGFVDLYGDEFDSWSLTTSYARSTLNRGILATRGASQRASMEIALPGGDLEYYKFIYTAQYFRPLTKDLTLRLRTRLGYAEGYGDTGQLPFFENFYGGGFGSVRGFERNSLGPRSTPAESYLSEACAVDAEGNVSKRCYLLNTATDELATQSTGRRPDPFGGNILVEGSAEVIFPIPFVKDQRSMQSAFFIDAGNVFSSNCGVTQLNCYDIDAKYLNVSAGVGLTWITGFGPLTFSLSKALEQNEDDEIEVFQFSLGNSF; encoded by the coding sequence ATGAAGAATTTCCTGAAAGCGGCTTCGCTTGGCCTGGCACTGCCAGTTGCTGCCTATGCCCAGTCGTTTGTGGTCAACGATATTCGCGTTGAGGGCCTGCAGCGGGTTTCTGCGGGTTCGGTCTTTGCTGCACTGCCTGTACGGGTGGGTGACCAGATCGAAAGCCTGGATATCCAGAGCGCAACCCGCGCACTGTTCCGTACCGGATACTTTCAGGATATCCAGATCGGTCGCGAAAGTGGCGTGCTGGTCATTACCGTGCGGGAGCGACCGGCGATTTCAAAGATCGAAATCACCGGTAACAAGGCGATCAAGACCGAAGACCTGCTCAAGGGCATGAATGACAACGGTCTTGCGGAAGGCCAGATCTTCAAGCGCGCGACCCTCGAGGGGCTCGCTCAGGAACTGCAGCGCCAGTACGTCGCGCAGGGCCGCTACGGCGCCAGTGTAAAAACCGAGGTCAAAGAGCTGCCGCGCAACCAGGTTGAACTGAAGGTTGTGGTGGATGAAGGCTCCGTTGCCGCCATCAAGCACATCAACATTGTCGGCAATAGCGCTTTTTCCGATGACGAGCTGGGGGAGATTTTCGAACTCCAGACCACCGGCTGGCTGTCCTGGCTGAACAGTGATGACAAGTACTCCCGGGAAAAGCTGACCGGCGACCTGGAGCGACTCGAGTCCTACTATCTCGACCGGGGTTACCTGGAATTCAAAATCGATTCCACTCAGGTGTCATTGAGCCCGGACAAGCAGAGTGTATTCATCACCGTGAACATCACCGAGGGCGATGTGTACACGGTTTCCGATGTGGAGCTCGCCGGCGATCCAGTGGTTTCCGAGAAGGAAATTCGTCGCCTGTTGCTGGTGCGCAAAGGGCAAACCTTCTCTCAGGTGCTGATGACCACTACTTCCGATTACATTACCAAGCGCCTTGGTAACGAGGGTTATACCTTTGCCGAAGTCAACGGCATGCCGGAAGCGAATCAAGATGACAAAACCGTAAAGGTGACCTTCTTTATCGATCCGGGTAAGCGGGCCTATGTGCGTCGGATCAATTTCCGTGGCAACACGCGTACCTCCGACGATGTTCTGCGCCGCGAAATGCGCCAGATGGAATCCGCTTCGGCGTCCTCTGCCCGCATCGAACAGTCCAAGGTTCGTCTCGAGCGCCTGGGTTACTTCAAGGAAGTTCAGGTGGAAACCACCGAGGTTCCCGGTACTTCCGACCAGATCGACGTGGAGTACACCGTAGAGGAGCAGCCATCCGGTACCATCGGCGGTACTGTGGGTTACGCGCAGGGCAGTGGCCTGGTGCTGGGTGCCAATGTTCAGGAAAACAACTGGCTTGGTACCGGTAAATCCGTTGGTTTTGCGGTGAATACCTCCAGATACCAGTCGGTGGTGAACTTCTCCTATACCGATCCGTATTTCACGCCTGATGGGGTCAGCCGCGGTTTCAATGTGTTCTATCAGGAGCGGGATTATTCCGAGATCAACCTCTCCAGCTATAACACCACCACCTATGGTGCAGGCCTAAGCTTTGGTTACCCGATTTCTGAAATTTCCCGTGTAGGTCTGAACGTCGGGTTTAACCACCTGGAGTTGAGCACCCACGGCAATTCTGTTCAGGAGATCGTGGCGTCACCGCGTCCGTTGAGTAACGTGACCGGCCAAATCGATCTTAGCGATCGTCAGGCGGTACTGGATGAGCTCGGTGTGGCCGTTGAAGATGGTGTTGCTCTGGATCTGAGTATGCCCGTAGAGCCGGGCCTGCTGAATACGGACTTCAATGGTTTTGTGGATCTCTACGGAGACGAGTTCGATTCCTGGTCCCTGACCACATCTTATGCGCGTTCCACTCTGAACCGCGGGATTCTCGCGACCCGGGGTGCTTCCCAGCGCGCCTCCATGGAAATAGCCCTTCCCGGTGGTGACCTCGAATACTACAAGTTTATTTATACCGCCCAGTATTTCCGTCCTCTTACCAAGGATCTGACCCTGCGTCTGCGCACGCGTCTCGGTTATGCGGAAGGGTATGGTGATACCGGTCAGCTGCCGTTTTTTGAGAACTTCTACGGCGGCGGTTTCGGCTCCGTGCGTGGATTTGAGCGGAATTCCCTGGGGCCGCGCTCAACCCCTGCCGAATCTTACCTGAGTGAGGCATGTGCGGTGGACGCCGAGGGCAACGTGAGCAAACGCTGTTATCTGCTGAACACCGCAACCGATGAGCTGGCGACCCAGTCAACCGGTCGCAGACCGGATCCTTTTGGTGGCAATATCCTGGTCGAAGGCAGCGCGGAAGTCATCTTCCCGATTCCCTTTGTGAAAGACCAGCGCTCAATGCAGTCTGCGTTTTTTATCGATGCGGGTAACGTATTCAGCTCCAACTGTGGCGTAACTCAGCTCAACTGTTACGATATTGACGCGAAATACCTCAACGTTTCAGCGGGCGTAGGCCTGACCTGGATTACTGGTTTCGGCCCACTGACATTCAGTCTTTCCAAGGCGCTGGAGCAGAATGAGGATGATGAAATTGAAGTGTTCCAGTTCTCACTGGGTAATAGCTTCTAA
- the rseP gene encoding RIP metalloprotease RseP has translation MLDFLQTAVWALIALGVLVSFHEFGHFIVARWCGVKVLRFSVGFGRRLVSRYDRHGTEFTIAAIPLGGYVKMLDEREGTVAPEELDQAFNRKSVWKRMAIAAAGPVANFLLAIVLFWGVFLGGTSGPVPIVDSVEPGSLAAVAGLESGQEILAIDDQPTPTWQALNWQLANRLGDSGDIKFSVRYPDSPLEYHMYADIERWLAGREVPDPLEEIGVKLWIPSVSMKLARVNPDTPAERGGLQAGDEVVGSDGRSFDTWEAWTDYIKAHPEQPVEVAVIRDGAEQRVSITPDAVKLDSGETIGRIGVLPVAASWPEDKVRRYHYSVLGALNKGLEETWGKTVFTLESLKKLLFGQLSTRNLSGPITIAKVAGTSADAGWQSFLSLLALLSISLGVLNLLPIPVLDGGHLLYYGIEAVKGSPVSERVQMIGLQVGMAMVLGIMALALYNDILRL, from the coding sequence ATGCTAGATTTTTTACAGACTGCAGTCTGGGCCCTGATTGCCCTCGGTGTGCTGGTGAGCTTTCACGAGTTTGGCCACTTTATTGTGGCGCGCTGGTGTGGGGTCAAGGTACTGCGCTTTTCGGTCGGTTTCGGCCGCCGTCTGGTGTCCCGTTACGACCGTCACGGGACGGAGTTCACCATTGCAGCCATCCCGCTCGGCGGCTACGTCAAGATGCTTGATGAGCGCGAAGGCACAGTGGCGCCAGAAGAGTTGGACCAGGCGTTTAACCGCAAAAGTGTCTGGAAGCGGATGGCCATTGCCGCCGCGGGCCCCGTTGCCAACTTTCTGCTGGCGATTGTTCTGTTCTGGGGTGTTTTCCTTGGTGGAACCTCCGGGCCGGTACCGATCGTGGATTCTGTAGAGCCGGGCAGCCTGGCGGCTGTGGCGGGTCTTGAATCCGGCCAGGAAATCCTTGCCATCGACGACCAGCCCACGCCGACGTGGCAGGCGCTCAACTGGCAGCTGGCCAACCGACTCGGTGACTCCGGGGATATCAAGTTCTCGGTGCGCTACCCGGACTCCCCGCTCGAGTACCACATGTATGCAGATATCGAGCGCTGGCTGGCGGGGCGCGAAGTGCCGGATCCGCTGGAAGAGATTGGGGTTAAGCTCTGGATACCCTCGGTGAGCATGAAACTCGCCCGGGTAAACCCCGATACCCCCGCCGAGCGCGGCGGTCTGCAGGCGGGCGATGAAGTGGTCGGCAGCGACGGGCGCAGTTTCGATACCTGGGAGGCGTGGACGGACTATATCAAGGCGCACCCGGAGCAGCCGGTGGAAGTGGCTGTAATACGTGACGGTGCGGAGCAGCGGGTGTCGATTACCCCCGATGCAGTGAAGCTCGACAGTGGCGAGACCATTGGGCGCATAGGTGTGCTGCCGGTGGCGGCATCCTGGCCGGAAGACAAGGTGCGCCGCTATCACTACAGCGTGCTCGGTGCGCTGAACAAAGGACTTGAGGAAACCTGGGGCAAGACGGTCTTTACTCTCGAAAGCCTGAAGAAGCTGCTGTTCGGGCAGCTCTCTACCCGTAACTTGAGCGGCCCAATCACCATTGCTAAAGTGGCCGGCACTTCGGCGGATGCAGGTTGGCAGTCTTTTCTGTCACTGTTGGCGCTGCTGAGTATCAGTCTCGGCGTGTTGAACCTGCTGCCTATCCCGGTTCTCGATGGTGGGCATCTCCTTTACTACGGTATTGAGGCCGTTAAAGGCTCTCCGGTATCGGAGAGGGTACAGATGATTGGGCTGCAGGTGGGTATGGCAATGGTGCTCGGCATCATGGCGCTAGCGTTGTACAACGACATCCTGCGTCTTTAG
- the ispC gene encoding 1-deoxy-D-xylulose-5-phosphate reductoisomerase, whose protein sequence is MHSTIPQPVCVLGSTGSIGVSTLDVLARHPDKYSVFALTARDRVEELAQQCRKYAPRYAVVLEEQKAQQLQLALRNQDVPTEVLWGVDALCRVASDAEVAVVMAAIVGAAGLQPTLAAVRAGKKVLLANKESLVMAGPLFMAALEESDAQLLPIDSEHNAIFQCLPYPYENLQQAGVERILLTGSGGPFRTTALEALDSVTPDEACNHPNWSMGRKISVDSATMMNKGLEFIEACYLFHATPADIQVVVHPQSIVHSMVQYRDGSLLSQMGNPDMRTPIAHALAFPERIDSGVSALDLIAQGRLDFEAPDEARFPCLRLAREAMEAGGSAPTVLNAANEIAVDAFLGGALPFTGIARVIEKVMKTTPVVELTGLDAVELADRIARERACEVLEELYGTHKGMPCPQSRSM, encoded by the coding sequence ATGCATTCCACCATCCCACAACCCGTTTGTGTACTCGGGTCCACCGGTTCCATTGGCGTCAGCACGCTGGATGTGCTTGCGCGCCACCCGGACAAGTATTCGGTGTTCGCTCTTACCGCGCGTGACCGTGTAGAAGAGCTGGCGCAGCAGTGCCGGAAGTACGCGCCGCGCTATGCGGTGGTTCTGGAGGAGCAGAAAGCGCAGCAGTTGCAGCTGGCGTTACGCAACCAAGATGTGCCCACCGAGGTGCTATGGGGCGTGGATGCCCTGTGCCGGGTGGCGTCCGATGCCGAAGTGGCTGTGGTAATGGCCGCCATCGTGGGCGCTGCCGGGCTACAGCCGACCCTCGCCGCCGTGCGTGCCGGGAAAAAAGTGCTGCTGGCGAACAAGGAATCCCTTGTGATGGCGGGGCCGCTGTTTATGGCTGCGCTGGAGGAAAGTGACGCCCAGCTACTGCCCATCGACAGCGAGCACAATGCCATTTTCCAATGCCTGCCGTACCCGTATGAAAACCTGCAACAGGCGGGCGTCGAGCGTATCCTGCTCACCGGTTCCGGTGGGCCTTTCCGCACTACCGCGCTCGAAGCGCTGGACAGTGTCACGCCGGATGAGGCATGCAACCACCCCAACTGGTCTATGGGGCGCAAAATCTCCGTAGATTCCGCGACAATGATGAACAAGGGGCTCGAATTTATCGAGGCCTGCTATCTTTTTCACGCCACCCCGGCGGATATTCAGGTGGTGGTGCATCCCCAGAGTATCGTCCATTCCATGGTGCAGTATCGCGACGGCTCTCTGCTGTCGCAGATGGGCAACCCGGATATGCGTACCCCAATTGCCCATGCACTGGCATTCCCGGAGCGTATCGACAGCGGGGTTTCGGCCCTGGACCTGATTGCTCAGGGGCGTCTCGACTTTGAAGCGCCGGACGAGGCGCGTTTTCCCTGTCTGCGACTGGCGCGGGAAGCGATGGAGGCGGGGGGAAGTGCACCCACGGTGCTGAATGCTGCCAATGAGATCGCCGTCGACGCCTTTCTCGGGGGCGCTTTGCCCTTCACGGGGATTGCCCGAGTGATTGAAAAGGTCATGAAAACCACCCCTGTGGTTGAACTGACAGGCCTGGATGCAGTCGAACTCGCTGACCGGATCGCTCGCGAGCGGGCCTGCGAAGTGTTGGAAGAGCTGTACGGCACCCACAAGGGCATGCCGTGCCCGCAATCGAGATCAATGTAA
- a CDS encoding phosphatidate cytidylyltransferase, whose translation MLKQRIITALVLVAFFLGLLFWVPLQWFSLAIGAVIVLGGWEWANLSNLNRALRFVFLAALGAALVATARYVFDFDFSSPDTDRARQILAVACGWWALAFLWVQGYPASAMLWGNRWARGLIGLVVLVPAWLSVVILQGQDHGAWLVLFVVAVVVAADVGAYFVGRKFGKHKLAREVSPGKSWEGFFGGLAACLVLALAVSFAFDLPTKNTILFTFGVLVTALASVIGDLVESMFKRHRGIKDSSRILPGHGGILDRLDSLTAALPVFTMAALASELPKYL comes from the coding sequence GTGCTAAAACAACGAATAATTACCGCGCTGGTGTTGGTCGCTTTTTTCCTCGGGTTGCTCTTCTGGGTACCTCTGCAGTGGTTCTCCCTCGCTATTGGCGCGGTCATCGTGCTCGGCGGCTGGGAGTGGGCCAATCTCTCTAACCTGAACCGCGCCTTGCGGTTTGTATTCCTGGCAGCGCTGGGGGCGGCACTGGTTGCTACTGCGCGCTACGTTTTCGATTTTGATTTCTCCAGCCCTGATACCGATCGCGCCCGCCAGATTCTGGCAGTAGCCTGCGGTTGGTGGGCGCTGGCATTTTTGTGGGTGCAGGGATACCCGGCCAGCGCCATGCTGTGGGGCAATCGCTGGGCCCGTGGCCTGATTGGCCTTGTGGTGCTGGTGCCGGCTTGGCTGTCTGTGGTCATTCTGCAGGGACAGGATCACGGTGCCTGGCTGGTACTGTTCGTGGTGGCCGTTGTGGTTGCTGCCGATGTGGGCGCCTATTTCGTGGGCCGCAAATTTGGCAAGCACAAGTTGGCACGCGAGGTGAGCCCTGGTAAATCCTGGGAGGGCTTCTTCGGGGGGCTGGCGGCCTGTCTGGTGCTGGCGCTGGCAGTTTCCTTTGCCTTCGATCTGCCGACCAAGAACACCATATTGTTTACTTTTGGCGTGCTGGTAACCGCGCTGGCGTCGGTGATCGGCGACCTGGTCGAAAGCATGTTCAAGCGTCATCGCGGTATCAAGGACAGCAGTCGTATCCTGCCGGGGCACGGCGGTATTCTTGATCGGCTCGACAGTCTCACTGCAGCGCTGCCGGTATTTACCATGGCGGCACTTGCCAGCGAGCTGCCAAAGTATCTGTAA
- the uppS gene encoding polyprenyl diphosphate synthase, producing the protein MSTGGTGVAAHEQLGPRHVAIIMDGNGRWAARRGLSPSAGHKAGVERIRDLIEACQERHIEVLTLFAFSSENWQRPPKEVELLMTLFHSYLRREARKMQEQGVQLRVIGRRDRFSPRLQRAIAEAEALTREGSNGTLVIAADYGGQWDIAQAARSLAEEVARGERSPESIDDAALGERVQLADLPPVDLLIRSSGEQRISNFILWQAAYSEFYFTETLWPDFGVEELDSALDAYRRRDRRYGGRSDGGLEAHA; encoded by the coding sequence ATGTCTACAGGCGGTACCGGTGTGGCAGCGCACGAACAGTTGGGGCCGCGGCACGTCGCCATCATCATGGATGGCAATGGCCGTTGGGCGGCCCGCAGGGGGTTGTCCCCATCCGCCGGACATAAGGCGGGCGTCGAGCGGATTCGCGATCTGATCGAAGCCTGCCAGGAGCGCCATATCGAGGTGCTCACGCTGTTTGCCTTTTCCAGCGAGAATTGGCAGCGTCCACCCAAAGAGGTAGAGCTGCTGATGACCCTGTTCCACTCCTATCTGCGCCGCGAGGCGCGCAAAATGCAGGAGCAGGGTGTGCAATTGCGGGTGATAGGGCGCCGCGACCGGTTTTCACCTCGTCTGCAGCGGGCGATTGCCGAGGCTGAAGCGCTGACCCGTGAGGGCAGTAATGGCACCCTGGTAATCGCTGCAGATTACGGTGGTCAATGGGATATCGCGCAAGCCGCCCGTTCGCTGGCGGAAGAGGTTGCCCGTGGTGAGCGTTCCCCCGAGTCGATTGACGATGCGGCACTGGGAGAGCGTGTGCAGCTGGCGGATTTGCCGCCGGTGGATCTTTTGATCCGCTCCAGCGGCGAACAGCGAATCAGTAACTTCATCCTCTGGCAGGCTGCGTACAGTGAGTTCTATTTCACTGAAACACTGTGGCCTGATTTCGGAGTCGAGGAGCTGGATAGTGCTCTGGATGCCTACCGGCGGCGGGACCGCCGCTACGGTGGCCGGAGTGACGGTGGCCTGGAAGCGCACGCCTGA
- the frr gene encoding ribosome recycling factor — MIEDIKKEAEGRMKKALEALGGNFNKIRTGRAHPSILDGIQVSYYGSDTPLSQVANVTVEDARTLSVTPWEKNLVPDIEKAIMKSDLGLNPSTAGAVIRIPMPMLTEETRKNFIKQAKGEAESARVSIRNNRRDALAEVKALVKDKEISEDDERRAADEIQKLTDKYVAEVEKALAAKEKDLMEI; from the coding sequence GTGATTGAAGATATCAAGAAAGAAGCAGAAGGGCGCATGAAAAAAGCCCTGGAGGCCCTGGGTGGCAACTTCAACAAGATTCGTACCGGCCGTGCGCACCCCAGTATTCTCGATGGCATCCAGGTGTCCTACTACGGTTCTGACACCCCGCTGTCCCAGGTGGCTAATGTCACCGTAGAAGATGCGCGTACCCTGTCAGTGACGCCCTGGGAGAAGAATCTGGTACCCGATATTGAAAAGGCCATCATGAAGTCTGACCTCGGCCTCAACCCGAGCACTGCTGGTGCCGTGATCCGCATCCCCATGCCGATGCTCACCGAGGAAACCCGTAAGAACTTCATCAAGCAGGCCAAGGGCGAAGCGGAAAGCGCGCGGGTATCCATTCGCAACAACCGTCGCGACGCGCTGGCGGAAGTGAAGGCACTGGTCAAGGACAAGGAAATCTCCGAAGACGATGAGCGTCGCGCAGCGGATGAAATCCAGAAGTTGACCGACAAATACGTTGCTGAGGTTGAGAAGGCGCTGGCAGCGAAAGAAAAAGACCTGATGGAAATCTGA
- the pyrH gene encoding UMP kinase, giving the protein MPGIKDRKYKRILLKLSGEELMGEQGFGISPKVLDKMALEIGQLVGIGVQVGLVVGGGNLFRGAALNAAGLDRVTGDHMGMLATVMNALALRDALERSNISSRVMSAIQMSGIVDHYDRRAAIRYLERGEVLIFAAGTGNPFFTTDSAACLRGIEIEAEMVLKATKVDGVYSADPVLVPDATRYDRLTYDAVLDKKLGVMDLTAICLCREHNMPVRVFRMDKTGALLNIVVGGEEGTLIEEDVNQ; this is encoded by the coding sequence ATGCCAGGTATTAAAGACCGCAAGTACAAGCGAATCCTGTTAAAGCTCAGCGGAGAAGAGCTGATGGGCGAGCAGGGGTTTGGTATCAGCCCCAAAGTGCTGGACAAGATGGCACTGGAAATTGGCCAATTGGTCGGGATTGGTGTTCAGGTCGGCCTGGTTGTCGGAGGTGGCAACCTGTTTCGCGGCGCGGCCCTGAATGCGGCCGGTCTCGACCGGGTGACTGGCGACCACATGGGAATGCTGGCCACAGTAATGAATGCCCTCGCTCTGCGTGACGCGCTGGAGCGTTCGAATATTTCATCCCGCGTGATGTCGGCGATCCAGATGAGTGGGATCGTGGATCACTACGACCGCCGCGCGGCCATCCGCTATCTCGAGCGGGGTGAGGTTCTGATTTTCGCCGCCGGTACCGGCAATCCGTTTTTCACTACCGACTCCGCAGCCTGCCTGCGCGGTATCGAAATAGAAGCGGAAATGGTACTCAAGGCCACCAAGGTTGACGGTGTGTACTCCGCCGACCCGGTACTGGTGCCCGATGCCACCCGTTACGACCGCCTCACTTACGATGCGGTGCTCGACAAAAAGCTCGGGGTTATGGATTTAACTGCAATTTGCCTCTGCCGCGAACACAATATGCCAGTGCGGGTATTCCGCATGGATAAAACCGGCGCACTGCTGAATATCGTTGTCGGCGGTGAAGAGGGCACACTTATTGAAGAGGACGTGAATCAGTGA
- the tsf gene encoding translation elongation factor Ts has product MAITASMVKELRERTGLPMMECKKALTEADGDIEKAIEDLRKASGLKAAKKAGRTAADGVVAAKVAEDGSYGVLVEVNSETDFVARDDNFQAFVAKVVDKAFADRQEDVAALMAGELEDAREALVQKIGENIGVRRIQVVEAPKVGAYVHSNNRIAAIVALSGGEVEVARDVAMHVTAVNPQVVKPEDMPEEVLEKEKEIIKAQPDMEGKPAEIVEKMMGGRIKKFLKENSLVEQPFVKNPDVTIGKLVKDAGADVVSFVRFEVGEGIEKEEVDFAAEVAAQVKSSS; this is encoded by the coding sequence ATGGCGATTACCGCGTCAATGGTAAAAGAACTGCGCGAGCGTACCGGCCTGCCGATGATGGAGTGCAAAAAAGCACTGACCGAGGCCGATGGTGATATCGAAAAAGCGATTGAAGATCTGCGTAAGGCCTCCGGCCTGAAAGCGGCCAAGAAAGCAGGCCGTACCGCAGCTGACGGCGTTGTTGCCGCTAAAGTTGCCGAGGACGGCAGCTACGGTGTTCTGGTAGAAGTGAACTCCGAGACTGACTTTGTGGCGCGCGATGACAACTTCCAGGCGTTTGTTGCCAAGGTTGTCGACAAGGCATTTGCCGACCGTCAGGAAGATGTTGCTGCCCTGATGGCGGGTGAGCTGGAAGATGCCCGTGAAGCACTGGTTCAGAAGATCGGTGAAAACATCGGCGTACGTCGCATCCAGGTAGTTGAAGCGCCCAAAGTTGGTGCCTACGTACACTCCAACAACCGTATCGCAGCGATTGTTGCCCTGAGCGGTGGCGAAGTTGAAGTGGCACGCGATGTGGCCATGCACGTAACCGCGGTTAACCCGCAGGTTGTGAAGCCGGAAGATATGCCGGAAGAAGTGCTGGAGAAAGAGAAGGAAATCATCAAGGCGCAGCCGGATATGGAAGGCAAGCCTGCCGAAATCGTCGAGAAGATGATGGGCGGCCGTATCAAGAAGTTCCTCAAGGAAAACAGCCTGGTGGAACAGCCTTTCGTTAAGAACCCGGACGTTACCATTGGCAAGCTGGTTAAAGATGCCGGTGCGGACGTGGTGAGCTTCGTGCGTTTCGAAGTCGGTGAAGGTATCGAAAAGGAAGAAGTGGATTTCGCAGCAGAAGTGGCTGCACAGGTAAAATCCAGCTCTTGA
- the rpsB gene encoding 30S ribosomal protein S2: MPQVSMRDMLQAGVHFGHQTRYWNPKMGQFIFGARNKIHIINLEHTVPAFNEALQIIKGMAAQKKKVLFVGTKRAAQKSIKEQAERAGQPYVSNRWLGGMLTNYKTIRASIKRYRDLEAQSQDGTFEKLTKKEALMRTRTMEKLERSIGGIKDMGGLPDALFVIDVEHERIAIQEANKLGIPVIGIVDTNSSPEGVDYVIPGNDDAIRAIKLYTTAVADAVVAGAAEAGGAAQSEYVEANDDQAAADS, encoded by the coding sequence ATGCCGCAAGTCAGCATGCGCGATATGCTGCAGGCTGGTGTCCACTTTGGTCACCAGACTCGCTACTGGAACCCCAAGATGGGTCAATTCATCTTTGGTGCCCGCAACAAGATTCATATCATCAACCTGGAGCACACTGTTCCGGCCTTCAACGAAGCCCTGCAAATCATCAAAGGCATGGCTGCGCAGAAGAAGAAAGTTCTGTTTGTTGGTACCAAGCGCGCTGCGCAGAAGTCCATCAAGGAACAGGCCGAGCGTGCAGGTCAGCCTTACGTCAGCAACCGCTGGCTGGGTGGTATGCTCACCAACTACAAAACCATCCGCGCTTCCATCAAGCGTTACCGCGATCTCGAAGCCCAGTCTCAGGACGGTACCTTCGAGAAGCTGACCAAGAAAGAAGCCCTGATGCGCACCCGTACCATGGAGAAGCTTGAGCGCTCCATCGGTGGTATCAAGGACATGGGCGGCCTGCCCGACGCGCTGTTCGTGATCGACGTTGAACACGAGCGCATCGCCATCCAGGAAGCGAACAAGCTGGGTATCCCGGTAATCGGTATCGTTGATACCAACAGCAGCCCGGAAGGTGTTGACTACGTAATCCCCGGCAACGATGACGCGATTCGCGCTATCAAGCTGTACACCACTGCAGTGGCTGACGCTGTAGTAGCTGGTGCTGCCGAAGCCGGTGGCGCTGCTCAGAGCGAATACGTAGAAGCGAACGACGATCAGGCTGCAGCTGATTCCTGA